The following coding sequences are from one Cygnus olor isolate bCygOlo1 chromosome 2, bCygOlo1.pri.v2, whole genome shotgun sequence window:
- the SOCS6 gene encoding suppressor of cytokine signaling 6 yields the protein MKKISLKTIRKSFNLNKSKDESDFVVVQQPSLSEFGKDDSLFGSCYGKDLASCEVNSEDEKGGKNRSKSESLMGTLKRRLSAKQKQKGKGSTPSVSSADDDTFSSSSAPITFKDVRAQRPLRSTSLRNHHYSPTPWPLRPTNSEETCIKMEVKVKALVHSSNPSPALNGVRKDFHDLQSDNVFQEQNNALKNTESQNGDLHLHIDEHVPVVIGLMPQDYIQYTVPLDEGMYPLEGSRSYCLDSSSPMEVSTVSSQVGGNSFHEEESQVDQDVVVAPDIFVDQAVNGLLIGTTGVMLQSPRVNHSDVPPLSPLLPPMQNNQIQRNFNGLNGTDAHVAESMRCHLNFDPNTAPGVGRVYDSVQNSGPMVVTSLTEELKKLAKQGWYWGPITRWEAEGKLANVPDGSFLVRDSSDDRYLLSLSFRSHGKTLHTRIEHSNGRFSFYEQPDVEGHTSIVDLIEHSIRDSENGAFCYSRSRLPGSATYPVRLTNPVSRFMQVRSLQYLCRFVIRQYTRIDLIQKLPLPNKMKDYLQEKHY from the coding sequence atgaagaaaattagtCTCAAAACAATTCGCAAGTCCTTTAacttaaataaaagtaaagatgAAAGTGACTTTGTAGTGGTTCAGCAGCCATCGTTAAGTGAATTTGGAAAAGATGACTCCTTGTTTGGCAGCTGCTATGGTAAAGATTTGGCTAGCTGTGAAGTCAATAGTGAAGATGAAAAAGGAGGCAAAAATAGATCAAAAAGTGAAAGCTTAATGGGTACGTTAAAAAGGAGgctttcagcaaaacaaaagcagaaaggcaaaggCAGCACACCATCTGTAAGCTCTGCAGATGATGacaccttttcttcctcatctgctCCAATAACCTTCAAAGATGTGCGAGCTCAAAGACCTCTGAGATCCACTTCCCTCCGTAATCACCATTACAGTCCAACTCCGTGGCCCCTTCGACCTACAAATTCAGAAGAGACTTGCATCAAAATGGAAGTCAAAGTCAAGGCTTTGGTCCATTCTTCTAATCCAAGCCCAGCACTGAATGGCGTTCGAAAGGACTTCCATGACTTGCAGTCAGATAACGTGTTCCAGGAACAAaacaatgcattaaaaaatacagaatctCAGAATGGGGACTTGCATCTTCATATTGATGAACATGTGCCTGTAGTTATTGGATTAATGCCTCAGGACTACATTCAGTATACTGTGCCTTTAGATGAGGGAATGTATCCTTTGGAAGGATCACGTAGTTACTGTCTGGATAGTTCCTCACCCATGGAAGTTTCAACTGTTTCTTCTCAAGTGGGGGGAAATTCTTTCCATGAAGAAGAGAGTCAAGTGGATCAGGATGTAGTCGTTGCACCAGACATCTTCGTGGACCAGGCGGTGAATGGTTTGTTGATTGGTACCACAGGAGTCATGTTGCAAAGCCCAAGAGTTAATCACAGCGATGTCCCTCCACTCTCACCTTTGCTACCTCCAATGCAGAATAATCAAATCCAAAGGAACTTTAATGGATTGAATGGCACAGATGCCCATGTGGCTGAAAGTATGCGCTGCCATTTGAATTTTGATCCTAACACTGCCCCTGGAGTTGGAAGAGTTTATGATTCTGTACAGAACAGTGGCCCTATGGTTGTGACAAGTCTAACGGAAGAACTGAAAAAACTTGCAAAACAAGGGTGGTACTGGGGCCCCATTACGCGttgggaggcagagggaaaaTTAGCTAATGTGCCTGATGGCTCGTTTCTTGTTCGAGATAGTTCTGATGATCGTTACCTTTTAAGTTTGAGTTTTCGTTCACATGGAAAAACGCTTCACACTAGAATTGAACATTCAAATGGTAGGTTTAGCTTTTATGAACAACCAGATGTGGAGGGGCATACATCTATAGTTGATTTAATTGAACACTCAATCAGGGACTCTGAAAATGGAGCTTTCTGCTATTCGAGATCCCGATTGCCTGGATCTGCAACTTATCCAGTGAGACTAACAAATCCAGTATCTCGGTTTATGCAGGTGCGTTCTTTACAATACCTGTGTCGTTTTGTAATACGTCAGTACACCAGAATAGACCTGATTCAGAAACTGCCTTTGCCAAACAAAATGAAGGATTATTTACAGGAAAAGCACTACTGA